The Sphingopyxis sp. TUF1 genome segment ATGAAGAACTGGCGCAGCTCGAAAACATGAACCGGAGGAACTGAGATGTCTGCCAGCCGCACCAAATTCTACCTCGACAAGCAGAACGCCAAATGGAGCGGCGTGTGCGCCGGGATCGCGGATTATAGCGGGATCGATGTCCTCTGGGTTCGTGTCGGCGCCGTGCTGCTCACCCTGATGGGGGGCTTTCCCTGGACGCTGATCGCTTACTGGATGGTCGCCTGGATGGGATCGCCCAAACCCTTCGCCCTTTACGGGTCGCAGGAGGAAGCGAAATTC includes the following:
- the pspC gene encoding envelope stress response membrane protein PspC, which gives rise to MSASRTKFYLDKQNAKWSGVCAGIADYSGIDVLWVRVGAVLLTLMGGFPWTLIAYWMVAWMGSPKPFALYGSQEEAKFWQGVRSNPTASARDIKSRFRDIDRRLADIELYYTSHNRRLADEIESLR